In the genome of Bacteroidales bacterium, the window CTGACGATTCAAACATTTGAACAGATGTTTCATAATCAATTATTGTTAAGTCTTTTCTTTCTAAATTATCTTTAATAATTTTCCAATTATATTTACGCCAAGATTCAGGATTTTGAAGGTTCACCGGTAATCTGTTTGGTAATATGGCTACTTTTTTATATATAACATCTGAGCTTTTTATAGACTGTTCTTTATAAACAGTAGCGTTATATTTTGACATAACACAACTGTTTAATGTTAAAACAGCAATAATCATAACTAATATAAAATGTAAATTTCTTTTCATAATTATATATTTAGAGTTAATAAATTATTTTCTGCTGTCAATTTCCCTTTTAATTTTTTCGGCTTTTTCGTAATCTTCTTTCTGTACAGCTTCTTCTTCCAGTTTTTTAAGTTCTTTGACAGAAAGTTTGCTGTAAGGATTATCTATTTTGTCAATCTCTTTTTGAATAAGTTCAGCTTTTTCATAATCCTCATTTGCAATTGCTTCTTCTAGCATTTTGTTCAGTTCTTCTGCTGTTTTATTAGTGGGTCGGTATTGTATTGCTCTTTTGTCAATTTCTTGTTGGATATATCTTGCTTTATCATAATTTTCTTCAGAAACAGCTTCATTTAATAACTCTTTCAATCTTGCATCGGTGTATTCTGAATAATCTGTTTTATCTTTAACGGGAGGAATATATTCATTTATCGGATCTTCTTTTTTTATTTCCTCTTTTTCCTTTATTTCCTCTACTTCTTTTATTTCATCTACTTCTTTTATTTCATCTACTTCTTTTATTTCCTTTATTTCTTTTACTTCCTTTATTTCCTTTACTTCTTTTACTTCCTTTATTTCCTTTACTTCTTTTATTTTTTTTACTTTTTTTATTTTTATATCTTTTTTTAAGGTAGGTAAGTTAAACCCAATACCTAATTGAACGGAATTTAATGAAGCCCATAAATCATAATTGTCGAAATCAATATCTTGATAAAAAATTAAATTTTGACTGTATCTTAAATAAAAATAAAGACCTGATTTAGTATAATATGAAGTGCCGAGTAAAAAATTAGCCCCTCCGTCAATCGCATAAAAAAAATCATTATAAATTTTATCATCTTCAATTTTATGTGATATAAAAGGTAATTTTATTTCATGACCTACGGTAAATGCCAAGCCGGATTTTAGTTTTATTTCATGTAATAATCTAAATTCCGGATACCTGATTTTTAATTTTCCTTCACGATTCTCATCATAAAAATTCTCCTTCAAAAACCCAAAACCAATACCCGTACTATATATTTTCCCGAAATGAAATTTATATAAAAAACCCTGATGAACTCCTGTTTTTGGTCTGTAACAATAATGAACTTCATTATAATAATTGTTATTATCATAATAATATCCGTAACCGTCAATATTAAAACCTCTGTTTAATCCTGCATAAAAATTGATTGAATGTTTTACGATTTTTTCAGGTTTCTCTTGGCTGATACACTCAATACTAATTAATATAGTTAATGATGTAATTAATAATAGTTTGTAGAAAATTTTCATATCTATTTCTATTTACAATTTTTCCTTGCTTTCTCAATATCATCATAATCATTTATCACCATCGCTGTTCCTAAATAAAGCATTGCATGTTTCTCAGCCTTCTTACATTTTTTTGCATTAAAATACAACAGAGCCAATTCCCTGTGAACATACGGAAATGTAGGACACAACTTTAGACATTTTAAGTAGCTTTCTTCGGCAGATTTTATGTCATTTTTTCTTGTTAAATAATATCCTTTAATATAAAAAGTCATAAATAAATCAGGAAATGAAGCTGCCGACATATTTGCCATTTCATAAATTTCTTTTGTTATTCCTTGATTCTTATTCCAAAATGCTCTGAAAACTATTGCAGAATTATAATATTTTTCATCTGAAAAACTTGATTTGTTAAGTTGTTTTGTTCCGGCAATTAATGTTCTTAAATTGGCTTGTGCTTGAGTAAGAAATTTATTTCCTGCTAAAGAATTAATTAAGCATTCTGTTGCAAGATAATCTTTGCCTGTTTTCATATATGTTTTTGCCAATCCGTACCAAGCTTTTGAGTCAGCAGGGTATTTTCCTGTAATAAATTTCAGCAGAGTTTCAGCCTTATCAAAATCATTATTAATTAAAAAATATCCTGCTCTCAGCAAAAGAACATTTATATCATCCGGATTTAATTTTTTTGCGACTTTTGTCGATACATTTGCTGTATTATTATCCTGAAGATGTATGCTGAAAAGGGCTTTATAATAATGTGCCAAATACAATTCAGGGTGTTGACTCAACAGTTCATCTGATATTTTAATTCCTAAAGTATAATCTGCGGTTTTGCGTTTTCGTGCAGGGTCGAGTATAAAAATCGGTAAACCTTCGGCAAGTTTTTTTAATTGGTCTAATTTTGAATATACAGAAAATGAAATTTCTGAAACATCAACATTGTCAAAAGAAAAAATAACTGAATTAAAAGCTAGATCTTCAGATATTTTTTTTGCCAAATCTTCTTGCAGTTTAAAAATATCATCAAGCTTTCCTGTAATTCTGCTTGTACTTACAATTTCGGAGGTTTCAATATTTGCAACTCTTGCATTCAATGCAACATCCTGATTATAAATTGATACCGTTCCAAAAATAAAGTAATTTGCACCGATTATTCTGCCGATTTCAAGAGCCGTTTTCTCATCAACAAGGCCGGTCATTTGAAGTTTCAGTTCTTCAATAATCTTGTTAATATATTCCCTTTCTACAATTCTGACTTTTTTATCAGTAGAAATACGATTTATTATTGCATCGGCACAACTCGGACCAAGCCATATTAAACTTTCATCACCACCCTGTGTTTTAAATTCGGATGTTGCAACAGAGAATATTTCATCATCTGCTTTACTTTCAGAAACACTGAAAATTCCAAAAAAAATTAAAAGAAAAACAATTTTATAAAGATATTTCATCAGTAAATATTTATATTATAATCTTTTCCAAAGTTTTTGAATATACTAATATCGGATTTTTTTTCAACAAAAACAACTTTTTTATTAGTTTTCAGTTCTTATAACCACACTGTTAGTATTCACCGTATTTACAGGCACACTGCATTTTACCGACCTTGTACCTTTGCTTATGCCCTGTACAAGTATTTCGAAAGGTGATTTCGGCTTGCCTCTTAACTCTTTTGAATTTTCAACAATGTTTCGCAGATTATACATAGGTTCGGTTGAAGCAATTATTTTAAACATATCAGTTCCCAATGGTTTTACTATTTGCATAATATCACTTGTCAAAATAACTGTTTGTCCGCTTTCAATTTTAATATCGCCTTCGTTTACGCCCTCACCGGGTATTAATATGCTGACAGCATTGTTCGGTTGTATGTTTAATATCTGAAAATATGCAGTTGCATCACCCTTGTTTTCAATTTTGAAAACAAATAAACTGTCTTCCTTAAATATTGTTTGTCCGTTTACAATTTTATCTTCTTGCTTTCCGAATTCGACGGCAATATAATTTCCTCCGTTGCTTTTGTAATCTTCAACCGGTAAAAGTTCAAGTCTGACATCAATATCGGGATTATACAATTCTAATTGCCTTAGATATCTTGCTTTAGAATAATATAACACTTCTTTTTGTACAGCATTGGCAATGCTTGAAATATTATTATTCAGTATTGTATCTGTAAAACTGTTATTATCATTCTTAATTTCATAATACAATAAATATTTACCATATTCAGCAATACTGTCTTTAACAATAATATCGGCAGTTTTTATTCTTTCATTTTCAACAATTCTTATCACCGGGTGTTTTTCAATTATTTTGATAATTTTTTTTCTGTTTTTGATTTTTTCGTCCACAAAAACGTTTACTTTCATGTCGCCGTAAGTGCTTTCTTCAATAAATACCCACGATTTTCTGATTTTATGGTTGTATATTTGTGTTTCAGGCTTTACAACAGAAGTAAAGTCGCCGGATTTAATAACTTCACCTTTAACAATCTGTTTAGTAATTGTCGGTTTTTTTGTGTCCACAGGATAAAAATTGACAATTGTACCTTCATGAACTCCGCCTATTCTTCCGACATTAATAATGATTTCATTGCCGGAAATATTTTTTACTGTATAATAATTGTTCAACTCTACAGCCTTTCCGCTGAACAATTCAATATCAAGATTACCTTCAGCCAGAGGTGTTTGATGTGGTGAGCTTATTGCCATATATGTTTTTATTAAATCAAATAATCCTCTGTATGTTTTTACTTTTGATTTTCTGTTTAAACTTTTTGCAAAAGCATAAGAAAGCGAACCTACACATTCACCGTCTTCAGTTCTTGTTTCGTAATTTACTTCGTCTTGTTTAGATGCACTGAAAAGTATAAAGGGTGACATTTGTTCATTTCCCGTTTCTATTTCAATTCCTGACGACACAGCAGTTTTCGCCATTGAAGTCGGACTGTAATCATTAGGAGCAATAGCATTGAAATTTCCTCTGATTGTTTCGTTACCTCTGCTCATTGTTCCTGAATAACAAGCATCAATAACAGCAAGGACACTTCCTTTTTTGCCAATTTTTATCCTAATCTCTTTCAAAAGTTTATTCAAATCATCATCAAGAAAATGCTCTTCTCCTTTATATTCGGTAAGGTCCCACATAGGCCATGCAGAATAACATACAAGGGATTCGTCATAACCGTCAGCTTCATCATCATTAGCGTCCATAACCTGTTGCCCGTGCCCCGAAAAATGAAAAACAACTATATCTCCCGGTTCTGCAATTTCAATTAATTTAGTTCTGAATATTTTGATCAGATTTTTTTTGCTTACTTGTTCATTACGCAAAATAAAAATATACTTTTCATCAAAACCACGGTTAATCAGAGTTGTTTTAATAAGTTCAACATCTTTATCAGTATTTAGTGCAGAACAGAATTCGTATTTGGAAATTGCTGCAATCAATGCAATTTTTTTGGCTG includes:
- a CDS encoding caspase family protein; the protein is MKQKLLFLAGLILFLNISIKVSAKKIALIAAISKYEFCSALNTDKDVELIKTTLINRGFDEKYIFILRNEQVSKKNLIKIFRTKLIEIAEPGDIVVFHFSGHGQQVMDANDDEADGYDESLVCYSAWPMWDLTEYKGEEHFLDDDLNKLLKEIRIKIGKKGSVLAVIDACYSGTMSRGNETIRGNFNAIAPNDYSPTSMAKTAVSSGIEIETGNEQMSPFILFSASKQDEVNYETRTEDGECVGSLSYAFAKSLNRKSKVKTYRGLFDLIKTYMAISSPHQTPLAEGNLDIELFSGKAVELNNYYTVKNISGNEIIINVGRIGGVHEGTIVNFYPVDTKKPTITKQIVKGEVIKSGDFTSVVKPETQIYNHKIRKSWVFIEESTYGDMKVNVFVDEKIKNRKKIIKIIEKHPVIRIVENERIKTADIIVKDSIAEYGKYLLYYEIKNDNNSFTDTILNNNISSIANAVQKEVLYYSKARYLRQLELYNPDIDVRLELLPVEDYKSNGGNYIAVEFGKQEDKIVNGQTIFKEDSLFVFKIENKGDATAYFQILNIQPNNAVSILIPGEGVNEGDIKIESGQTVILTSDIMQIVKPLGTDMFKIIASTEPMYNLRNIVENSKELRGKPKSPFEILVQGISKGTRSVKCSVPVNTVNTNSVVIRTEN